From Echinicola soli, a single genomic window includes:
- a CDS encoding ribonuclease HII produces the protein MLSPYLEADRLEAGCDEVGRGCLCGPVVAAAVILPNDFAHALINDSKKLSKTNRENLVNEIKEKAIAWAVAESSVQEIDEINILNASFLAMTRSIQALAVEPEHLLIDGNRFKSELKTPFDCIVKGDGKYASIAAASILAKVHRDQLMTAHAKEFPGYGWEKNVGYPTKQHRAGIQKLGPTPLHRKSFKLLPDQLEIGF, from the coding sequence ATGCTGTCACCTTATTTAGAAGCTGATCGATTGGAAGCAGGGTGTGATGAAGTAGGCAGAGGCTGCCTATGCGGACCTGTAGTGGCTGCTGCCGTGATTCTGCCCAATGACTTTGCCCACGCCCTCATCAATGATTCCAAAAAGCTCAGCAAAACCAATAGGGAAAACCTAGTAAATGAAATCAAGGAGAAGGCCATCGCATGGGCGGTGGCCGAATCATCTGTGCAAGAAATCGATGAAATCAATATCCTAAACGCTTCATTTTTGGCCATGACCAGGTCTATACAGGCACTTGCTGTCGAGCCTGAGCATTTATTAATTGATGGAAACCGCTTCAAGAGCGAGCTCAAAACCCCATTTGACTGTATCGTAAAAGGGGATGGAAAATATGCCAGCATAGCGGCTGCATCCATATTGGCCAAAGTCCATCGTGACCAACTAATGACAGCCCATGCCAAAGAGTTTCCGGGATATGGCTGGGAGAAAAACGTGGGCTATCCTACCAAACAGCATCGCGCAGGGATCCAAAAGCTAGGTCCTACCCCACTGCACCGCAAATCCTTCAAACTCCTTCCCGACCAACTGGAAATCGGATTTTAA
- a CDS encoding MGH1-like glycoside hydrolase domain-containing protein, with amino-acid sequence MNIERTRLKEDTDRIKHWKKWGPYLTERQWGTVREDYSPDGAAWENVTHENARSKAYRWGEEGIGGFSDNKQKLCMAWAFWNGKDPMIKERLFGLTGNQGNHGEDVKELYYYLDATPTHSYMKMLYKYPQQEFPYQELVDVNAKRGKHDPEYELIDTGTFDDDAYFDIFMEYAKEDNEDIVAKATIHNRGKEDAEIWVMPTIWFRKTWFTGHEPFLPKLSKSGSNRILASNQKLGNYHFHFDGEPELLFCDNETNRKKVYDIENQKEFLKDAINDFVVYGETDHLNPAHFGTKAAAVYKITIPAGNSHTVAFRMAHKNTVVDIKDCDSIIEKRLQETDEFYLDLQGHVTDEELRSIQRQAYAGMMWGKQFYYYNVERWLEGDPGRYMPPSERKKGRNNNWRHLQNYDIISMPDKWEYPWYAAWDLAFHCIPLARLDAEFAKEQLLLLLSEWYMHPNGQIPAYEWNFNDVNPPIHAYAVHRVYQMDKKMNGGKGDQEFLERAMHKLMLNFTWWVNQKDSDGQNIFEGGFLGLDNVSLFDRSHVDKFGGRLEQADATSWMAMFSLNLLRISLDLCEFNKVYQYTATKFLEHFLYIAGAMNNISGENISLWDDEDNFFYDVLHIDDTAPMRMKVKSIVGIIPLFAVEPIKEEMYENLTEFKKRLDFFLKEKPKLASLVSNWIEPGKDKRHLFSLLRGHRMKSLLKKLLDSEEFLSDYGIRSVSKYHKDHPYSMKLNGEKHTVEYTPGESNTRMFGGNSNWRGPIWFPINWLIMESLKKFNYYYGGDFPIEYPTGSGRFVTLDIIAKELSLRNIKIFMRNKEGKRPVFGDNEKMQNDPHFRDHLLFYEYFHGDNGKGLGASHQTGWTGLVAEMIHKYYPREEKVIDDAVTLFRS; translated from the coding sequence ATGAATATAGAGAGAACAAGACTTAAAGAAGACACCGACAGAATAAAGCATTGGAAAAAGTGGGGGCCTTACCTTACGGAAAGGCAATGGGGAACTGTTAGGGAAGATTATAGTCCTGATGGTGCTGCCTGGGAAAATGTAACCCACGAAAATGCCCGTAGCAAGGCTTATCGTTGGGGAGAAGAAGGTATCGGTGGGTTCAGTGACAACAAGCAAAAGCTATGCATGGCATGGGCCTTTTGGAACGGCAAAGACCCCATGATCAAAGAAAGGCTCTTTGGCCTCACTGGAAACCAAGGAAACCATGGCGAAGATGTAAAAGAGCTCTACTATTATTTAGACGCCACGCCTACTCACAGTTATATGAAGATGCTTTACAAGTATCCTCAGCAAGAATTTCCCTACCAAGAACTCGTGGATGTAAATGCCAAAAGAGGCAAACATGACCCCGAATATGAACTTATAGATACGGGGACTTTTGACGACGATGCCTACTTCGACATTTTTATGGAGTATGCGAAAGAAGACAACGAAGATATCGTAGCCAAAGCCACCATTCATAACAGGGGTAAGGAAGATGCCGAAATATGGGTAATGCCCACCATCTGGTTCCGAAAAACCTGGTTCACGGGACACGAGCCATTTTTACCTAAACTGAGTAAGAGTGGCAGCAATAGGATTCTTGCCTCCAATCAAAAATTGGGCAACTACCATTTCCATTTCGATGGGGAGCCTGAGCTCTTGTTTTGTGACAACGAAACCAATAGGAAAAAGGTATACGACATTGAAAACCAAAAGGAATTCCTGAAGGATGCCATCAATGACTTTGTTGTATATGGTGAAACGGACCACCTAAATCCCGCACATTTCGGCACCAAAGCTGCAGCAGTTTATAAAATCACGATTCCTGCTGGAAACTCGCATACAGTGGCCTTTCGCATGGCCCATAAAAATACTGTTGTAGATATCAAGGATTGTGATAGCATCATTGAAAAGCGTCTACAGGAAACAGATGAGTTTTACCTCGACCTCCAAGGACATGTTACAGATGAGGAGCTCCGCAGTATCCAACGGCAGGCTTACGCAGGAATGATGTGGGGAAAACAGTTCTATTACTATAATGTGGAACGCTGGCTGGAAGGAGACCCTGGGCGCTACATGCCTCCATCAGAACGTAAAAAGGGCAGAAACAATAACTGGCGACACCTTCAAAATTACGATATTATCTCCATGCCGGACAAGTGGGAATACCCTTGGTATGCCGCCTGGGATTTGGCATTCCATTGCATCCCATTGGCGAGGCTTGATGCGGAATTTGCCAAAGAACAACTCCTTTTGCTGCTAAGCGAATGGTACATGCACCCCAATGGCCAAATCCCAGCATACGAGTGGAATTTTAACGATGTGAACCCACCGATCCACGCTTATGCAGTGCACCGCGTCTACCAAATGGACAAGAAAATGAACGGTGGCAAAGGCGATCAGGAATTTTTGGAACGGGCCATGCACAAGTTGATGCTCAACTTCACCTGGTGGGTAAACCAAAAAGACAGCGATGGGCAAAACATCTTTGAGGGAGGTTTTTTGGGACTGGATAATGTCAGCCTATTTGACCGAAGCCATGTTGATAAATTTGGTGGCCGGCTGGAGCAAGCTGACGCCACTTCCTGGATGGCCATGTTTTCGCTTAATCTTTTGAGGATTTCGCTGGACCTATGTGAATTCAACAAAGTCTATCAATATACCGCTACCAAATTCCTGGAACACTTCCTTTATATCGCCGGTGCTATGAACAATATTTCCGGCGAAAACATCAGTCTGTGGGATGATGAGGACAATTTCTTTTATGATGTGCTGCACATCGATGACACGGCTCCCATGCGGATGAAGGTAAAGTCTATTGTGGGAATCATCCCTCTTTTTGCTGTCGAGCCCATTAAGGAAGAAATGTATGAGAACCTTACTGAATTCAAAAAACGACTGGATTTCTTCCTCAAAGAAAAACCAAAACTGGCATCACTGGTCTCTAACTGGATCGAGCCCGGCAAAGACAAAAGACACCTGTTCTCCCTCCTGAGAGGTCATCGCATGAAGAGCTTGCTCAAAAAGTTATTGGATTCAGAAGAGTTTCTCTCTGATTATGGGATTCGCTCTGTATCCAAATACCATAAAGACCATCCTTATTCCATGAAGCTGAACGGGGAAAAACACACCGTGGAATACACTCCCGGAGAGTCCAATACACGCATGTTTGGCGGTAATTCCAATTGGCGAGGCCCAATATGGTTCCCCATCAACTGGCTGATTATGGAATCCTTAAAGAAATTCAATTATTACTATGGTGGAGATTTTCCTATCGAATACCCAACTGGATCTGGCCGATTTGTCACACTGGACATCATAGCCAAAGAACTTTCATTGCGAAACATTAAAATTTTCATGCGAAACAAAGAAGGTAAAAGACCGGTTTTTGGGGATAACGAAAAGATGCAAAACGACCCTCACTTTAGAGATCACCTACTGTTCTATGAGTATTTTCATGGTGACAACGGGAAAGGCCTCGGTGCCTCCCACCAAACCGGATGGACTGGCCTGGTGGCAGAAATGATCCACAAATATTACCCAAGAGAAGAAAAAGTAATCGATGATGCTGTCACCTTATTTAGAAGCTGA